The genomic window GGGGTATGTAAAGAATTTACACTAAGCAATTTTGATTTTAGTAATTAAGAAACAACTTTAAATAAGAAATGCTCCTTAAAAAAGGAGCATTTTTATATTCAATTGGTTGTACTTTCACACTAAGGCTAAAGGTATTTTTTGGTAATTATTTTAGTTAAATTACATTATTATAAACGTATTAGAGAAAGGTAGTGTCTACCTTTTTTACATTTATTTAATAAAAAATTTAACAATTTTAATTTACTTGCTTTCGCTTATATTCCTGTAGCTCCTTAGTAGGTTCCAAAATAGTACCTTGTCCCCAATCATATCCTTTGGAGGTTACCACCTTCTCGAATTTCACTTTCTTTGGTTGAGTAAACTCTTTGTAATCTTTATCCGTTAGATCTTTTCTTTCTATAACTAATATTTCTCTAGTGTCTTCGGAATTCGCCACTATGTTAAACCTCACTTTTACCTCGTTCATCGTTTTATCAACTAAAAAGCGTTTCCTCTTCTTTAAAATCGAGAAACTTCTTTCTACGGAAAATGACGTATGTTCTACGGCCTTCAAATACTTTAAATAGTATTTGTCTTTATCCTTTTGAAAAATCACTCTCCCTTTCTTAAATAATTCTGTATAGCCAAAGCCGAATAGGTGAATATCTCTCCCTTCTTTATCTGGTGCATATTCAAAATCTAAAGATAATATCGCATAAGTCTCGGTAGATACATACATACTGCCTTTAAATAAACCTCCATTTTTTGGAGTAAAATGTATGAGGTAAACCACATCGTCGTCGTACATCGATACACCCTTGATCTCATATTTGTATTTCCCTCTTTTGGTAATAAATTCCCAATTCTTACTATCTATATCCGCATAATCTTTAGCAGTTGAACGTATTCCTCCTTTAACATAAGAAGTCACCATCTGAAAACTCGTGCTATCTCTTCTAGGCTCATCTTCTTTGGTGATATCAGAAGAGTCCCCTCTTATTTTAGTAGATATTATACCCATTTTAAATCGATAATACACATCGTCATCC from Flammeovirga yaeyamensis includes these protein-coding regions:
- a CDS encoding carboxypeptidase-like regulatory domain-containing protein; amino-acid sequence: MKLFYQSILITLLSITSLYGQDVIKGVIVDAETQDPLPYTNIILNNSRKGTVSNSEGKFAFSIKNIDENDSLTFYFGGYSPVKVRIRELPENSKISLHPNVMNLDEVEVTDKDISPKDIVALIEDNFSKNYQDLPSHEDFMFVHHFGKVALDKAIMNPMTIKKSSFDGIDQETLNNVMNMMPDEFIDYSDVQLYLLHHQDSTKLKPYKAISLEESTASKAYDELSKKFEFLLDDMESTFADDDVYYRFKMGIISTKIRGDSSDITKEDEPRRDSTSFQMVTSYVKGGIRSTAKDYADIDSKNWEFITKRGKYKYEIKGVSMYDDDVVYLIHFTPKNGGLFKGSMYVSTETYAILSLDFEYAPDKEGRDIHLFGFGYTELFKKGRVIFQKDKDKYYLKYLKAVEHTSFSVERSFSILKKRKRFLVDKTMNEVKVRFNIVANSEDTREILVIERKDLTDKDYKEFTQPKKVKFEKVVTSKGYDWGQGTILEPTKELQEYKRKQVN